One Trichoderma asperellum chromosome 5, complete sequence genomic region harbors:
- a CDS encoding uncharacterized protein (EggNog:ENOG41), giving the protein MGWFDDSSDQAQAYDQVTQRPHEAKWSHELIGGAAAYEAAKAYEDHVARNGHPDEHAQAKEILAGAIGFFVDREVETKGLDFIDREKAKRHAQQQAEEQLNNQYGNQW; this is encoded by the exons ATGGGTTGGTTCGACG ATTCCTCTGATCAGGCTCAGGCCTACGACCAGGTCACCCAGCGACCTCACGAAGCCAAGTGGTCTCACGAGCTCATCGGCGGTGCTGCCGCTTAcgaggccgccaaggcctACGAGGACCACGTTGCCCGCAACG GCCACCCTGACGAGCACGCCCAGGCCAAGGAGATCCTCGCCGGTGCCATTGGCTTCTTCGTCGACCGTGAGGTTGAGACCAAGGGCCTTGACTTCATTGACCGCGAGAAGGCCAAGCGCcacgctcagcagcaggctgaGGAGCAGCTCAACAACCAGTACGGAAACCAGTGGTAA
- a CDS encoding uncharacterized protein (CAZy:GH31~SECRETED:SignalP(1-30)~BUSCO:EOG092D09R6) — translation MRLTMGLSHKWTVLFSFLSLFSCLIGPALGVKEHDFKKCDQAGFCKRNRAYADNAASQSSTWVSPYQAVVESPTLRDGQLQAVILKTINVNGDTVRLPLTISFLQSGVARVSIDEERRQNKDIELRHNSIARKERYNEAEKWTIVGGLEPDLKAEIVHQEGSQINVKYGPEGKFEAVIRLSPFEIDFRRDDASHIKFNERGLLNVEHWRPKIERPEGEENNTDEDESTWWDESFGGNTDSKPRGPESIALDISFHGYEHVYGIPEHTGPLSLKETRGGEGNYQEPYRMYNADVFEYILDSPMTLYGSIPFMQAHRKDSSVGVFWLNAAETWVDIIKAKGSSNPLSLKSGTPTSTQTHWISESGILDVFVLLGPTPKDVTKKYGELAGYTAMPQEFAIGYHQCRWNYISDDDVKDVDKRFDKFKIPYDVIWLDIEYTDGIKYFTWDPHSFTDPIGMGKQLDSHGRKLVVIIDPHIKKTEDYPINEQLQSQDLAVHDKEGKIYDGHCWPGQSNWIDCFNPKAREWWKTLYKYDKFKGTMENTFIWNDMNEPSVFDGPETSMPRDNLHYDNWEHRDVHNLNGMTFHHATFEALQTRKKGELRRPFVLTRSFYAGSQRFGAMWTGDNLADWGHLQGSIPMVLNQGVSGFPFAGADVAGFFGDPEKDLLARWYQAGAFYPFFRGHAHIDARRREPYLLGEPYTAIATAALRLRYSLLPSWYTMFFYANRDGDPILRPMFWTHPSEEGGLAIDDQFFVGSTGLLVKPIVEKDKFSTDIWIPDDEVYYDYTTYNVAKTQKGKHVTFDAPLDRIPMLMRGGHIITRRDIPRRSSSLMRFDDYTLVISVSKSGEAEGELYVDDGDSYEYEDGQYIYRKFSLNGDVLTSVDPEGRDTKKIKPGKWLKAMRDVHVNKIIVVGAPASWNRQEVQVESEGRTWSATVDYRAAENGRAAFATVNGVRARVGEDWSIKLA, via the exons ATGAGGTTGACGATGGGACTGTCCCACAAGTGGACAGTGCTCTTCAGCTTTCTGAGCTTATTCTCGTGCCTAATTGGGCCAGCCT TGGGTGTCAAGGAACACGATTTCAAGAAGTGTGATCAGGCCGGCTTTTGCAAGCGAAACCGCGCCTACGCCGATAACGCGGCTTCCCAGAGCTCGACATGGGTATCTCCTTATCAAGCGGTCGTCGAATCTCCCACTCTCAGAGACGGCCAGCTCCAAGCTGTCATCCTTAAAACTATCAATGTCAATGGCGATACCGTCCGACTGCCCCTTACAATCTCATTCCTCCAATCGGGTGTTGCTCGCGTCAGCATCGATGAGGAGAGACGACAAAACAAGGACATAGAGTTGAGGCACAACAGCATTGCCAGAAAAGAGCGTTATAATGAAGCCGAGAAATGGACCATTGTTGGCGGTCTGGAGCCCGATCTGAAGGCTGAAATTGTCCATCAGGAGGGCTCTCAGATTAATGTCAAGTACGGCCCTGAAGGCAAATTCGAGGCCGTGATCCGACTCTCGCCTTTTGAAATCGACTTCCGAAGGGACGACGCCTCTCACATCAAGTTCAACGAACGTGGCTTGCTCAATGTTGAGCATTGGCGACCAAAGATTGAAAGgccagagggagaagaaaacaacaccgatgaagatgaaagtACCTGGTGGGATGAGTCTTTCGGCGGAAACACAGATTCAAAGCCTCGTGGTCCCGAAAGCATAGCTTTGGACATTTCATTCCACGGATACGAGCACGTTTACGGTATCCCCGAACACACTGGGCCTTTGTCTCTCAAGGAAACCCGAGGCGGCGAGGGCAATTACCAAGAGCCATATCGCATGTACAATGCCGATGTCTTTGAGTATATTCTCGATAGCCCCATGACACTCTATGGATCAATCCCTTTTATGCAAGCCCACCGAAAGGATTCTTCCGTCGGTGTTTTCTGGCTCAATGCTGCTGAAACTTGGGTTGATATCATCAAAgccaaaggcagcagcaatccCCTGAGCCTAAAGTCCGGCACACCAACCAGCACGCAGACGCACTGGATTTCTGAAAGTGGTATCCTTGATGTCTTTGTTCTCTTGGGCCCAACTCCCAAAGATGTCACCAAAAAATACGGTGAGCTGGCCGGATATACCGCTATGCCGCAGGAATTTGCAATCGGTTACCATCAGTGCCGATGGAATTATATCTCTGATGATGACGTTAAAGACGTTGACAAGAGATTTGACAAGTTCAAGATTCCATATGATGTCATCTGGCTGGACATTGAGTACACTGACGGCATCAAATATTTTACTTGGGATCCCCACTCCTTCACTGACCCCATAGGCATGGGCAAGCAGCTAGATAGCCATGGTAGGAAGCTCGTGGTCATTATTGATCCACACATCAAGAAGACCGAAGACTACCCGATCAATGAGCAACTCCAATCTCAGGATCTTGCAGTCCACGATAAAGAAGGCAAGATCTACGATGGCCACTGCTGGCCCGGCCAATCCAACTGGATCGACTGCTTCAACCCCAAAGCTCGTGAGTGGTGGAAGACTCTGTATAAATACGACAAGTTCAAGGGAACAATGGAGAATACTTTTATCTGGAACGATATGAACGAGCCTTCGGTTTTTGACGGACCAGAGACCAGTATGCCTCGAGATAACTTGCATTATGACAACTGGGAACATCGAGACGTCCACAACTTGAACGGCATGACCTTTCACCATGCTACCTTTGAGGCTCTTCAAACTCGTAAGAAGGGAGAGCTTCGACGCCCCTTTGTGTTGACTCGATCTTTCTATGCTGGATCTCAGCGTTTTGGTGCCATGTGGACGGGTGATAACCTAGCAGACTGGGGCCATCTCCAGGGCTCCATTCCCATGGTTTTGAACCAAGGTGTCTCTGGCTTCCCATTTGCTGGAGCTGACGTCGCAGGCTTCTTTGGAGATCCCGAGAAAGATTTGCTTGCCCGCTGGTATCAAGCAGGTGCATTCTATCCCTTTTTCCGCGGCCATGCCCATATTGACGCTCGTCGCCGCGAGCCATACCTGCTTGGTGAGCCATATACCGCCATTGCCACTGCAGCATTGAGATTGCGGTATTCTCTCCTCCCCTCGTGGTACACCATGTTCTTCTACGCAAACCGGGATGGCGATCCTATTCTGCGGCCGATGTTTTGGACACATCCGTCTGAAGAGGGAGGCCTGGCCATCGATGATCAATTCTTTGTGGGATCTACAGGTTTGCTCGTTAAGCCAATTGTAGAGAAGGATAAATTCTCGACCGACATCTGGATTCCTGATGACGAGGTTTACTACGACTACACTACGTACAACGTAGCCAAGACACAGAAGGGCAAACATGTCACTTTTGATGCTCCGCTCGACCGGATACCAATGCTAATGCGAGGTGGTCACATTATCACTCGTCGCGATATCCCTCGCCGTTCGAGCAGCCTCATGCGTTTCGATGACTACACCTTGGTTATCTCCGTCTCTAAGAGCGGCGAGGCTGAAGGAGAGCTGTACGTTGACGACGGTGATTCTTACGAGTATGAGGACGGCCAATATATCTATCGCAAATTCAGCTTGAACGGCGACGTTCTCACTTCAGTTGATCCGGAAGGGCGAGATACCAAAAAGATTAAGCCCGGCAAGTGGCTCAAGGCCATGCGAGATGTTCACGTCAACAAGATTATCGTTGTCGGTGCTCCTGCCTCGTGGAACCGCCAAGAGGTTCAAGTTGAATCTGAAGGGCGCACCTGGTCTGCCACAGTGGATTACCGCGCTGCTGAGAATGGCAGGGCTGCATTTGCCACTGTTAACGGCGTCCGCGCCCGTGTTGGAGAAGACTGGAGCATTAAGTTGGCTTAG
- the NDK1 gene encoding nucleoside diphosphate kinase (BUSCO:EOG092D48ZU), with the protein MAASEQTFIAIKPDGVQRGLIGPIISRFEQRGFKLAAIKLTSPGKAHLEAHYADLSEKPFFPSLIEYMNSGPICAMIWEGRDAVKTGRAILGATNPLASAPGTIRGDYAIDVGRNVCHGSDSVENAQKEIALWFKEGEAVSYKAAQFDWIYEKP; encoded by the exons ATGGCCGCCTCTGAGCAGAC CTTCATTGCCATCAAGCCTGATGGTGTCCAG CGTGGCCTGATCGGCCCCATCATCAGCCGCTTCGAGCAGCGAGG CTTCAAGCTTGCTGCCATCAAGCTCACCTCTCCCGGCAAGGCCCACCTCGAGGCTCACT ATGCTGACCTCAGCGAGAAGCCCTTCTTCCCCAGCCTGATTGAGT ACATGAACTCTGGCCCCATCTGCGCCATGATCTGGGAGGGTCGTGATGCTGTCAAGACCGGTCGTG CTATCCTCGGTGCCACCAACCCCCTTGCCTCTGCCCCCGGCACCATCCGTGGCGACTACGCCATTGATGTCGGCCGCAACGTCTGCCACGGCTCTGACTCCGTCGAGAACGCCCAGAAGGAGATTGCTCTCTGGTTCAAGGAGGGTGAGGCCGTTTCCTACAAGGCTGCTCAGTTCGACTGGATCTACGAGAAGCCTTAA
- a CDS encoding uncharacterized protein (EggNog:ENOG41~TransMembrane:1 (o66-88i)), with product MSRAHLFLNRRPTIRIRPSTLHLHSSIRTQSTEASGILRLDRLTSKLPKRLQKYTNGLRNAPVSHVVSFMILHEITAIVPLFGLFSLFHYTNYIPISYVTDHFGESVQGGIERYERYFKRKGLFGFGQEDNSDTSASETTAQDAHVEDVVQRWHNGEQKYKILVEVALAYAITKALLPIRIIGSVWATPWFAKILVRAKSTLTRKP from the coding sequence ATGTCTCGCGCTCACCTATTCCTCAACCGGCGCCCAACAATACGAATACGTCCTTCTACACTCCACCTGCACTCCTCAATCCGAACTCAGTCCACCGAAGCGAGCGGCATATTGCGCCTCGACCGCCTGACGTCCAAGCTCCCCAAACGCCTGCAAAAATATACAAATGGCCTACGTAACGCCCCTGTTTCGCATGTCGTTTCGTTTATGATTCTACACGAAATCACAGCTATTGTACCTTTATTTGGGCTCTTCTCCCTGTTTCACTATACCAACTACATACCTATCTCCTATGTGACCGATCATTTTGGAGAGTCCGTGCAAGGAGGGATCGAGAGGTACGAGAGGTATTTCAAGCGCAAAGGCTTGTTTGGCTTTGGGCAAGAAGATAATAGTGACACGTCTGCATCCGAGACCACGGCCCAGGACGCACATGTGGAGGATGTTGTGCAGCGCTGGCACAATGGGGAACAAAAGTACAAAATCCTGGTCGAGGTTGCCCTGGCATATGCGATAACAAAAGCCCTTCTTCCCATCCGAATCATCGGTAGTGTTTGGGCCACGCCGTGGTTTGCAAAAATACTCGTTAGAGCTAAATCTACATTGACACGAAAGCCATAA